Genomic segment of Panicum virgatum strain AP13 chromosome 9N, P.virgatum_v5, whole genome shotgun sequence:
tacgataaccaacgtcgcagacaaagacgagcttcacaccttgcccactgatgtgaggctcacctgcccgaacttcacgaagaagacgggacccactcaaccgaccaacccggaggaagtggttgaccgatccacgaggcgTAGATCTCTTCGGAGTCCTCCAGAACGTAACCTGCTAAAAAtatatggcaacaacaagcctgagtattctaatactcagcaagacttacccgtccatgggtatacttagcccattaactagacatgaaaggctttttggttctggagttattttgctgaaaagcagctagcactgaatccttactttcaatattttagcgccAATTGAGTTGACCGCTATAACTTAGGTTTACCTagtactctagagcatacatggttgatcacattatcttttcagagcaCCACAACCATAACTCATATTCTCCACTTTTCATTCCCAATTCCATTATTTACtatgatgtgacagagagatcaaggttctcatatccgcgagtcacggcgaatcgattcgatttaaccttgcaaggtggacctaaccaacacggcacgtatatgccccgtcgggctatacacaccaacccttcacatatgcacaccgaataggcgaactgccctgcgacccgggactgctagccccaccgataccaacgaagggtcagccatgagtttgtatactagctccactggtgaagacagtatcaagtccggctACCGAGgcgcatatggtactgagcttaccggttttgactacctcctactcccggcatgcggttagtactgttcaatcctcgatcagtagtgccaacaacggtacggtcctcaatcgacacaggcggaggctcactttccataacttccatatccataaccaatccatctccgcccggactccatttttcctttctttttctcaaagattcgTACTCCAGTAACTctttcataagtaacaagacctatatctcgcgagtgacaggaatcactcgtcttctaccgaattctaattaagcattgcagtactaatgacctgtatactagtagagtgactgaggaaacctagggatcatgcatctaaggttccaatcaactcctagaaacttaagtgcacaataaatatataacaaatattgaatactgaaattaagggttatgcaccggggcttgccttgccagtcagcggggttagcgacttctggatctggcgcgacggctgcttcggcttgcggttctcctgcgaaaggctcctggaccggctcggcaATCAGCTCACAGGCGACTTCGGTTCCAGCATCTATACGAATaagaatatgccatgcatgagacgCATGAAATGATGCAATGAAATGCAACACTCGCAACTGGAAGCATAGGCATGACCGATAAACAGCACTCTCAAAACTACGATCCAAAAGCATGGTGTAGTGCTGAGATGGGGTTTCAGTTGTTAAtttcttttagcctgaagtgtctccatCAAAGAAGACTAGGGAAAGCTCTGGAGTGGTTCAGACTCAGCTCCATAATGCAAAGGAGTGATTCCAGAATTTTAGATACCTCtgatcaagaacaagcaaaaccaTCTAACAAAAAGAGGGAAACTAGCAATTACATGGCTCTATCAGATAGAGCACGAAATTACGAAGCTAAAGCAACTGGTTTTGCCTTTTTATCATTTTTCCTTGAATTTCTGCCATTTATCAAGCTTCAACTcaaatcaacaaaaaaaaacaaaaaccctGACCAGCGGACCCCATCTGTCATTGGaatcaagagagagagagggggctcTGCTCACCTCTGCccccggccacgcgcggcggccgtaggccggccggcgggtACCGCAGAGGAGCAGTGCGGCGGCTCTAGCTCGGGGGTGGGTCGGCGCGCTCGCGGAGCAGGGGCGCCCGCGGAGCGGCGCAGGGGAGGGGTCGCGCggtggctcgcggcggcgcaaggcgagctcgcggcggcgcacggccgtTTCGGCCGCGGCGAAGCAAGGTGGCGGCGGGAGTGGACGGCGCAAGGCACAGGGAGGTCAAGCGGCCccggggcgtgcggcggcgctgcccgAGCCCGCACagggcggctccgcggcgtgcgcgtggtggcggcggcgcgttcaTGGCAGCGCGGCagcgctacggcggcggcggcgccggtttTCGCGCGGGGAAGGAACGGGGAGGAGAATTagggcgtggtggagctcactGGGCACCCAAATCGGGCGCAGGTGGTCCGGAGGACGAAGATCGACGGCGAGACGGAGCTCCTGGCGGAGTGGCAATGGCGGACGGCGGCAGGGACGTCTGATTCGGCCGGGGAACGACGAAATCGGACTCGTGGATGGATGGAGAAGGTGGAGGGCGAGGTTACTCGGCTTGGGGTGCGAGGAAATCGAGCGGAGCGGCGAGAAATGGCCGGGGCGGTCGCTGGCGACGGGCTCTGCTCGGCTTGGCTCGTCCCGAGCTTGGGGAAGGAGAGGAATGAATGGAATTGGATACGAACGTCGAGGAGAGCGGCGAAGCTTCGATGCGACGGCGTTCGTCGCGACGACTGACGCGTGGAGGGGCTCCGACGTCGAGACCGGCAGTCACCGCCGCGGTATGGGCAACACAGTGGAGCACAGGAAGGAACAGTAGCCGGGTTGGATTGATTTTGACTCACGCTTGACCGATTGAAACTCAAAATTTGATATAACAACtcaaaatttggccaaaatagaagttgtagaggacgagaaaatctacaactttgcttttgggcaaaagttgatttgaggcttggattaaggagaaaaacgagatcgaacgcgGCTAAACCGATGTTTACCGcgcgaactcgattaacgctaatgaTCGTGATTAACCCTGATTAGCGATTAAGCACGATATTAACACCAAAACTAACACCGGTGTGTTACAATCATGATATTGGCACAGCAAAAACTAACAGGCAcatctgtaacgaacatggcctcATTTAAGCCattttgagtgattttggtgatcgggTGACAACGCAATCATTGGGACTAATGTGTTTGTCAAGTGTATCTCATCAGGTCTTAAGAATGAAGTAAAAAGccctagcaaagcaaaacacgaagaaagaactcaaagaaacgctgaattggatgagttccgCAAAACTCAGTagggtcggattatccgaatCAGCCAGGTCGGATAAACACACCAAAGAAGctggatgatccgacgccaTAAAAGAAGGGTCGGACAAACCCTCGGATGATGTACCAGATAGCATGTCAAGGCGCATCAGAAAAAGTCTTCAGGGTCGGATGATCAGAAAAAATTCATAGGCTATATGCTCATACATTTATTCATCTTGGTGTTCCCAAGTGCCTTTCACTCTTCTTCATTCAAGTGGTACAACCAAGGTAACTAAGTTatccccggaggtatgcaaggttctaaaactCTTTCATTTAGTATCTTTATCATTTTTTTATCCTTTAGAGCTACCTCTGtgtatgatatgatctaagctttcttagTCTAAATacctagttgtgcacttgattttcacattattatttttgtgcatacacttgtagaaagcttagctcatatcATGCAAGTCTCATGTTTTATGATCCACCTTAGTAATCATTCAAGTGGTATCTTCATCGATATCTTACACTTGGATCATgattcatggaactaactccttAGACTACTAATCTTTTTCTttgagctatattattttgcaaggcatttttaggtgatttgactcCAAAAGGGGAGAAATGTGGCTCAAAGCAAGTATCTCCCAAAGGGGGAGGAATATTTTCCAAATGAGGGAGAAATATGGGGAGAAGCAAAAGGGGAAAATCGtggatttagggggaggccaagccgacaattggatggtggtaagcatccaagcaagtgtaagtagtTCAATTGgtcaatttttgcaaaatttatgcttgctttgattgtgttgtcatcaatcaccaaaaagggggagattatAACGAACATGACCCTatttaggccatttcgagtgattttggtgatcgggtgacaacgcaatcaatgggactaatgtgtTTGTCAAGTGCATCTCATCAGGTCTCAAGAATGAAGTAAAAAGccctagcaaagcaaaacacgaagaaaaaactcaaagaaatgctgaattggacgagttccgCAAAACTCGGTagggtcggattatccgaatCAGCCAGGTCGGATAAACACACCAAAGaagccggatgatccgacgccatAAAAGAAGGGTCGGACAAACCCTCGGATgatgtaccagagagcatgtcaagccgcATCAGAAAAATTCTTcaaggtcggatgatccgacgcgtgACACTTGAAGCGTCGGAGTAATGGTCGAATAAATGATCAGAGAAGGTGTTTGGAGTTCAGGGTTTGCCCTattgcaccggatgatccgacaccTGGTTACAAGAAGGTCGGGCAAAGGCGTCGGAAAAATGACATCAGCagttggtttgaaagttaacGGCTACCAGGGGAATCTCAGTGGGGTCAGATGATCCGACGCCCTCCACAGAGCCACGTCAGATTATCCGACTCAACGGCTAAtctgagttggtggcctatataagcGACTCTCCCTGGTCATTTGaagttgctggagttcagagaagacccacacacatccaagaacatctcaaAGACAACCAAAGATCAAATCGATCACATCTTTAGGTTTAGCACATCCTTAGTGAGTGATAGTGCTAGGATAGCTCCTAAGTGAGTGAGTGAGAAAGGTTGTGtaccttgtgctgtggttctagagtgaatcATCACTTGTACTCGGtaagccggccatccttggagtcttggtgactcgccggcacgtcttcgaccctccggcttggtgtggagcggcgacgacaagctttgtgcgggggacgtggagactccCTTCCTTGGacgagaagctccttagtggaacccgggatcaAAGTGACCGTGGACTCGATGTCCTCGGAAGAGACTTaattgccgaaaagcaatactctttgtgagtgcttcaacaacgtggatgcaggtgtgcctttgtggttaaccgaaccacgggataaatcctcgtgtcacaaGAGTTTGCGTTCTCTCATCTCtccttaagcttccgcatttacttttgcaatcttgtgtgcctttactttcatagagtaaaatcttgataggattggccaTAGATTGCATAACTCTTTTAGAATGAAGGTTTTCATACTAGAAGaacactagttgcacatctagatattatgatttagtttattttatgtgCAAATAATTGGAGCTTGAGATTAAGATTTTTAGTTTGACTAATTCACCATctcccccctcttaggctacgagcacccgaATCCTTTCATCATCACTTCACAAACAATAAATATCACAAAGAGATCATCGATGACACAGCCAACCACAGCACATATTAGTCTGCTACAGACCTTTGAACACTTTTATTATGTGACACTTCTATGTATCAGTAGTTCAGTACATGAACATAACTAGCGAAGACCAAATGCAACTCATACAAGATTATCTGGAAACATGTGAAGGGATGAACCAAAGGGAATCCATCTGATGATCAAGCCCAGACTCAATTCCACTGGTTTCAGGTATCATCAGGGCATTCGTCCTTGCAAACCAGCGCAGTAATAACCAGTGATCCCCGCTGCCAAGCAACCGGCTGTGCTCATAGTATAGCAATCAAAGCCTACATCTGCGGCATTCTCATGCCAATGCCACTGCAGGATGTCTAATAATGCAGGCAGCTTGTTGGCGTCAGTGGCAAACTGGCAACTGCAGGACAACACACATGACTATGAACACGGTGGCAGCAACCCTCTTTAGCTTTCACTGGGGCCTAACTCTCAGTTTCTCTCTGCAGTGCTACACTTAGCCCATATATAGATGATAGGGGTAATGATCCGTACAGACCATACCTCATAGCAGTAAGCAATTGGCAATGGCTAACATGGGTTACTTGTTAAATTCTAGCTTCCCCTCAAATCACAAGTAATATCCTAGATATCACGCTTGTGGAGTTGTGGTACAGTAGAGATCGGCACATAGATTTGAGTGCTCAAGGTAGCATTTAGTAAGAATATCTTCTGGCGCCACTTGCACGGTTGATGTCAGGGTCAAATGGTCTGCAGGTTACCATTTGCTTTCTGAGCCTATGCACTGAAAGCTAAAAACTGTTAGATGAATGGTCACAATTGCCCAGGATTTAATAAACTGAACCTATGCTGCCAACATATGAACCCTCAACGAAAATTTGAGATGTTAGATGATGTGGAGCATCACAGGATTCACTGGCCAGCCCTAGAGAAAATgggtgatgcaatgcaatgatttAAAGTAGCGGTCAATAATTAGCTTGGAAGCAAAGGAACAGAAGCCTGTCGATTCCTCGCATCACTTCAGCTTTGTAAGGCTCTTTCACTGACAGCAAACATCAGTGACCAAATCACCATATCTCCATTGCTGACAGGCATAAGAAACTGCTTCAGCACAGTTATTCAGATGTTCAGGATCCCACAGAACATACCAGGCATCCCTCACTTAGCAGTAATTACCTGCTATTCCATGGAATATACAAGATGCTTCACTGTTGCGATTGCCCCTGTTTTGCAGTTCTGGTGTACCACACATGACTTTTTGTGGAATGATATTTGTAATTCCCTGTTCATACTGCTCACGAGGAATGGCATGAGGAATTGAGGATGAACAGACTAGCTCGGCTCTTCCCAATTCCCATCATTCCTGCGAGCAACCAAGTTGACAAATGAGTTTCAGAGGATCAATCCATTCTGAGCGAATATAACTGATCGTGCTAGCTAATGGATGGCAacaatctaaaaaaaaaaggttttttTGTGTAAGTAGTAGCTTAATTTCACAGAagtgaagggggggggggggggggggactctAGACCATTTCTTACCTCATTTCAGATATATCAATTCATGCAGCAACTCAACCTTGTACTGCTTATTCGGAAGGGCTTAGCTTCCATCAAAAGTCCAGAAATCAGGCTTGTTGTATAATCTAGGATAAGCCTTGTATTCTCAGAAGAGTGTTGCAAAAAACTACAGCCACTTCTTACATCAGCCATACCATCATATTAGGCTGTAAATACTAAATAGTGATTCCATAAGTACTAGAGGAGTGTCTGTAGTAGAGTTCACATTTCAAATGGCAAGGATGGAACCAATTTCATCGCCATACTGGTAAGTTGTAGGCACATCCATTGTCAGGCTGTATGAGAGTTGCTCAAAATCCACTGCAAGTGCCAATTGCAGTTAATGGGAAAGGCATAGAGCATATGACATATTTACATACCATATAAAAGCTATCTCCAGCTATTCAGTTTAGCATCTTAACCCTGATTCGATCAACAGAATGCTTTAATTAATTTAGGAAAGAATGTGAAGTATGGCTATGAATTTCTTCCCTCAAAATCATGGATCTAGTTGAATCATAAAAGAGTTAATAAAAAAAGGGACCAATACACTATATTATGCCCAACTGTTTAACCAGACCACACTAGTTCCATTGTTAGCAATGGTTTGCCTGCTTTTTTGCCGCAATTGGGCCCAAATTGTAACACTAATCACTAACCTGCTAACATATATTTCCTAAATAATGCCACACCATAAATAGGAAAGACATAAAGAGTGAACTTAGGTTCTCCTAAACTCAAACGGATGGCATGCCATCTGATGCCAGTGGCTGACAATCAGCAGAAGGAATTCCCAAGCTGAAAGGCTGCACATCTCAAACATTGCTGATGAACCTATATGCTGAAGGTCAAGAACAAAAGGTTAGTGACTTGATCAATTAACATGGTTTATGAATAGTAATCCACCAGGGTCAAAAACATGTAAAGCAAAGGAAATGGTGCGATGCAGTCATCCTAAGGAACTAAAGTGACTCCTTCAAAATCTAATTCTATGCATACCCAAGACAACTTCTAGGGCAGAGTAGAATGAAATAACCTTTTCATATAAGTTATGCAGAGTGCCATTCCTTGAAGAAAGGGACCAGATTTGTAGTTATAGTCAAAACATGCAAGATCATTTGTGTAATTTTCTTTATCGTTAGTTCTCCAAGGTTCGGAATCAAGCATTTACATATCTATTACTATGCTATCACATTTCACATAGCAAATTATGTGAGAGAACTGGAGCATGCAGTTGTAAATGCACATTTTCGAAACATGATGTTGGCCCACAACATGTGTTCCCCCGTCTCATTTCACAGTGAAATATACAGTGCATTCTGTGCTGCAAACATTAAAATGACATTTATCCATTTAGGAAGGAAGGTTGAATTATGGaggaaaaatgcaaacatgtacaggATTCAGTAGATGCATAACACAAAATACTGTATCATTATCTCATGCATAATTATAAAATTCAGAATGGTAGAGGGGAATAAAGAAGTTAAAAATACGAGCAAGTTTCTAAATCTTTGCATCCAAGATATGTCCAGAACAAGGAAATGAACAACTAAGCATAGACACTTAGTAGTTAATAGTTAATATAGTAGGTGCCACATATCGAGAACAATGAGACTGATACAACATTGTGAAGTAATGAAAAAACTCACATAATTCTAACCAAACTGTTGACAAGCTCATGTGCTGGCGTGAACACAGAGTAATCcaacaaaatattaaataacAGAAAAAAATCACAAACAGATAGCATTAATGTCTTGAAGCAAGCCAGTAACCAATACAGGTACTATATACAAGTTAAACAAAAGTTGATTTGATAAATGCAGCCTGTATATAGGGCAGACCTGTTACTTTTGATTGAAGCTCCACCTACAGACACTACATCAAATTGGTGTGAGCTAAATACATCTAGTATACAGAATTTACAAGACCCCTTCAGGTATCAGGTTATCACAACTCACACAATTCCACCATGCCTAAAACTACTATCACCTGCATCAACACTGGAATCCAAACATACTGGAGAATCATACCATTTTGTTCCAGTGTAAAATCCTTCTACATGAATACCTACCAAACTTGGGTCAGTTACCATGGTATCATCATTCATTAATGGTTTGATGATCTTGGAATCCTCGACGCCATCATCATCCCCACAGTTAAGAATACTTTTCGCATCAAAGTCACCCACATCATCCTTCAGCATCCACTTGTCACACTTTGGGCTGTCGCCCATGAGCATCTTTCTATCTTCACACTCCGCTGCCATCCTATCCCATGAGACGATAGGTCCAAGGCTCGAGCCAAAATCAGTATCATCATCATCGAGCATCTCATCGTCCTTGCAAAATGCTCCATCATGCTGGTCTAAATGGTGGGACACATCTCCTGCCCCCCATCCCCCGACTTCTTCATGGCCTACCATCATTGTCTCCTCTGGCTGGTAGACATTACCTTCCAAGTTAAACTTCCTAATCCTGTGCAAAACGTCAGACAACTCGGTGGACAGAGACCCCAACAATTCTGGGTGCATCTTAGCCACCTTCCCTTCTAGCAAGAAAACCTCTGATCTGAGATCCCGTACTTGTTGCAAGACCGCCTGATGCGAATCATCAATATCAACATCTTCATCCCCCTTTGCTGAAAAGGTAGGATCCCCTTCCTCATTGACACCATAAATGTCTGGATCAAACTCAAGAGCCCCCTTATGACCAACCAACCTGTGAACAATTCGTGCATTGCCATCAAGTGGACCTGGCTCATGCCCTGAGTGCACCGCGTAAAGCTTGAACACTGCAGTGCCCTCCTCCAAGTACACAAAAGTCTTGTCCTTTTCATTATAATTGGCTATTGGCACAATTGCCCGAATACGGAACCCACAGCCACACCTCTTTGACTGGTATGGCTCTCGTTTTAGAACCCGTGCCTTCTTACCCTCAGAATTACTAGCTGAGGAGGAAGCAGCAGTCCCAGCACTTGAAGTCGGCACACCAGCACGGTGGCAGGCGTAATCCTTCACCTCAGCCATGAATGGCTTATACCTTATATACTTCTGCCTGATACAAAGGACAACCTTATGCTTGGCAGCCAATTGCTGTAACCTGCGCGGGACATCTCGAGCAGGCACATCCAGCGTCTCGGTGTATTCAAACCTGCGGCGCCGCTTCCCGCGTCCAGGAGATGAAATGGCAGAATCAGGTTGGCCAGCAGGTGCAGCCTTACAAACGGGGCATGCAGCAACACATACGCGGATAAATGATTCCGGAATACCGTAGAATTTAGCCCCCACAGTCCACGACTGCTTGATGCGGTCGACGGTGTCCTTGAACGCAAGGTGGCGGAGCAGGTCAGGGTTGGCGTGCGCCTCCGAGACTATGTCCCTCCACATGCCGACGTGGGAGACGCGCTGCGCGGCGTTGGTCTTGAAGTGGAGGTGCCGCCCGTCGGCCGACGCGGCGAGCTTGTCCTGGATGCGCTTCCACGCGGTGAGGTAGGCGGTGTCCTCGTTCCGGTCCTTCCAGACGGCCCGCCACGAGGCGAGCACGGAGAGCGACGTGGCGGCGCGGACCTCGTCGGAggaggccgggcggccggcgaggatgcAGCGCAGCATGAGCCCGTACGAGGCGGCGCTGAAGGTGTAGAACTGCGAGGAGATGTGCGGGGCCGGGTCGATGACCGGCAGCAGCGCGAAGGGCGCGGAGGCGCCCACCAGGCTAGGGTTCTGGCCGGGGATTTGGATCAGCGcctcgtcgtcggcgtcggcaTGGAGGAGGTAGCTGCAGGGGCTAGGATTCGGGTCGCTAGGGTTTGGGTCCGGCGGGTGGGGCGatttggggaaggtggaggaggggaggaggggattCATGGCGGAGATGGTGGGGGACGGCGACGAGGTGGTCTTCGGCATCCTGAGAATTTTAATTTTCTCCCCCCTTTCGATTTTTGGGGAATTTTTTCCTCTTCAATTTCACTGTGCAGCTATATATCGCCCCTGGTCGCCGCTCGCCGGTCGTCTTCCTCGAGCTTTATCTATTCGCCTCTGCCGCGACGCTCGGGCTGTGGGGATGGAGGACGGCCGCGTCGCGCTCGTGTTACTGCAAGCTGGGACCCGCCGGGTGATGTGATCGATGGGCCCGATTGTCAGTTGGTTCGGTGCTTTTGAGGTGGGTTTGGGTGCCGGGCCAATCCATCTCGCCTCCTTCTCTCGCCTGGCGAAAAGTggggtgggaaccggtccggtttgaccggtccggtttgagtcGGTACCAaatcggtccaaattcaaaatttgaatttgaattttaaaaaatgaaaaaattcttaaaaaattctaaaaatacttcaaggtgcgacgaatttaatggtgtcaaattttctcaaaaattcgttcgtttaacatatttttcaggcatttaaagttaaaacaaaaaagaaaagaaaaaaatgagacggcccattaaggcccacttgataaaccggtcaaaccggccgatataccggtccaaaccggttacacatgcgattttaaatttggatttgaattcaaaccggtcaaaccggccggtaaatcgGTCAAACCGATCGGTTttaccggtcggtataccggtacgaaccggttgaactgagttttttgaatttaaatttgaatttaaccgatttctaccggtaaccggttaaaccgatccggtttaccggaaccggagtgCTCTACTTTGGGGTGTCTCGTTGGGAAAAAAACCCTGGTGCCGACACGGCGCTGGGCGCGGCGACTACCGTGACGGCGTGACCCGATGGGCCCGGAGCAGGACACTGCTGCGCTGGGCGCCAGCCTACCTGTCAGAAAACTACTGCGAACTAGGGTCTTGAAAACTTTTTCTCCTTTAACCACTAATTAGTGGTATTaaacgaagtctaattacaaaataatttCCACAATTATGGTACTGTAGTATGTGATGTAACTAATAAGacatttgaccgcatgattagagaatAATTAGGGATGGctactgtaacatcactgtagccaattatggtggaacttgactcattagattcatctcgaaaagttacacccatccatgaaaatattttgcaaataaacttcgtttagtactccacgCATACATttatctttttgtgaaaaaaatttcaagtggctacccaaacacggcctagataacacttccccttctctcttctaTCATGTCAGCAAATTTTAATGCTCGTAACACTGCCATAACACTTCTATTAAAATTGACTTAAGATATACATCTCATCATGATGTACATATAGGTACCCAAGAACCTCTTTTATACTACTTGTCACGTCATAGCTTTATCCATACTGTGGTTGCatgaaaatatatatatgtcaaaCATAAATGCCTAGTATTGAAAATGGGTGCTTTTTCTCTTGACAAGTTATTACATTCCACTTCTatcaaaatatatttttcaGCCTTCCCTGTTTTTTAGAATAAGTTTCATCAACATGTACTTGTTCATACACAGTTAAAGATGATACAACAATAAGCCTAGATTCTATCTTACATGAATGTTCTCACTAGAAGAGATTTTTGTATGTGTGTATTAAATCTACTCCTCAATTTGGGATCAACTCATTTCCTCAAATTACATACATTTGACTCAATCCCTAAAAAAATCTGGATTTTTGACTCAGATACTCAAGTATGCCACTCCTTTAAAATCAAGCCAATAGTATCTTCAATACATTTGATAATTGATCTATCTTTCTGAGTTCTCATATTTTTTTACCACGATTATGTTTTATGATTACTACATTGTGGATTCTTTACATCTTCATATTTTGTCTTCTATAATCTTATGTTCTGCATTTCCATTTCCTTTGGCCCTACATTTTCATCCGTTCCGATTCCTTATTTCTCCTTTTCAACAGGTTTTAAACCAAACCTTTCCTTGGTTCCATTTATATGCCTTATTCCTTCTAATTGCTCATGAACCATGGTCAGAAAACAGATCTTTATGTGTGTTGTGCCATCGATAGTCATGAGATGCTATTTGACAATTTTCTCCAAAACCGAAATCAGCCATGGCAACACACGAAAAAAATAAGAATATTTAAAAACGCTGTCGATCCTTTTTTTTAATCATACGCTGTCGATCCTTGGCCTATGCCGACCGGCTGTTCTCGTGCCCATTCTCACGGTCCGTCCGCTCTATCTCTTTTCCCCTATCCAACCCCCGGAAACCCCCGAAAACCTCCCTGCCATGGCGACCgccgcccaggccgccgccgtcttcctctcgttcctttcttcctcccccaGCCACCACAGCGCCCCCTCCTCCGTCTCCCTCGGGGCAACCCCTGTCCTACCAGTCTCCCTCCGGGTCGCTGCTGCGGCTGGCCCACGGCTGTCTTCCCCCCTCAGGGGCCGTCGCATCAGCGCCGTCATCGCCCAACTCCCCACCGCGTAAGCAGAAATGCTGATACTCCCAGTCCCACCTAGGTCAACCATCGCTGATCTCGAGTGGTCGAGCTGTTATTGGTCCTAAATCTCGACATTGATACGCTAGTTAGCTTTGGATTTATTCTAGTGCTAATGGATAATTTGATGATGTTGATCCCAGAATTATGTGTTGTTAATTTTTAGGCATCCCGAGGTATCCAATGGGGACAAGAAGATCAGGTGAGCAAACCATTCTGTAGTTATTGGACCTCCTTTTACCTGACTTCCGTGGGAAGTTCTGAACTATGTATATTTTCGTT
This window contains:
- the LOC120689525 gene encoding uncharacterized protein LOC120689525, with product MPKTTSSPSPTISAMNPLLPSSTFPKSPHPPDPNPSDPNPSPCSYLLHADADDEALIQIPGQNPSLVGASAPFALLPVIDPAPHISSQFYTFSAASYGLMLRCILAGRPASSDEVRAATSLSVLASWRAVWKDRNEDTAYLTAWKRIQDKLAASADGRHLHFKTNAAQRVSHVGMWRDIVSEAHANPDLLRHLAFKDTVDRIKQSWTVGAKFYGIPESFIRVCVAACPVCKAAPAGQPDSAISSPGRGKRRRRFEYTETLDVPARDVPRRLQQLAAKHKVVLCIRQKYIRYKPFMAEVKDYACHRAGVPTSSAGTAASSSASNSEGKKARVLKREPYQSKRCGCGFRIRAIVPIANYNEKDKTFVYLEEGTAVFKLYAVHSGHEPGPLDGNARIVHRLVGHKGALEFDPDIYGVNEEGDPTFSAKGDEDVDIDDSHQAVLQQVRDLRSEVFLLEGKVAKMHPELLGSLSTELSDVLHRIRKFNLEGNVYQPEETMMVGHEEVGGWGAGDVSHHLDQHDGAFCKDDEMLDDDDTDFGSSLGPIVSWDRMAAECEDRKMLMGDSPKCDKWMLKDDVGDFDAKSILNCGDDDGVEDSKIIKPLMNDDTMVTDPSLVGIHVEGFYTGTKWYDSPVCLDSSVDAGDSSFRHGGIV